The proteins below come from a single Azospirillum thiophilum genomic window:
- a CDS encoding methyl-accepting chemotaxis protein — MIVKILTPVFLLLMIMGVIATVSLQRLALLQEVADTALTVEASRRVTILEIGRHMNAATIAEKNAILEKDEGEMRRFIATFNEEMALVDKEISSLALTATTDIRRGTGERIKQLVEAYRRNAAKVLDLTLQAKDDEAFALSAGEGAKTRVAASKLIEERVEVNRQGMETAIRETRTVAEETHRVVLLLTAAGVALGLSLSLAIVIYLIVRPLRAVTDTMNRVSQGDLDVEVAGAERRDEVGLLARTLDIFKTNAREARRLTAEQEEQKARAAAALKDEMRKLADRFEGSVSAIVQHVASSAQQMRGAAGSLSASATQASAQSVAVAAASEQSSANVQTVAAATEELAASIQEIGRQVTNQTAISATAVQEADRTNATMQILVETASQIGAVVDLINSIAGQTNLLALNATIEAARAGEAGKGFAVVASEVKSLATQTARATEGIQAKVKEIQSATAEAQGAVSGIAGIIGRMSEISSAIAAAIEEQNAATAEISANVAQAARGSEQVSTNIVGVTQAANETGSAANQVLSTADGLASEAERLKTEVTGFIATVRAA, encoded by the coding sequence ATGATCGTCAAAATTCTGACGCCTGTCTTCCTGCTCCTGATGATCATGGGGGTGATTGCCACGGTATCGTTGCAACGGCTGGCCCTGCTACAGGAGGTTGCAGATACCGCGCTGACCGTCGAGGCGTCGCGGCGGGTGACGATCCTGGAGATCGGCCGCCATATGAATGCGGCGACGATTGCCGAGAAGAACGCCATCCTCGAAAAGGACGAGGGGGAAATGCGGCGCTTCATCGCCACCTTCAACGAGGAGATGGCGCTGGTCGACAAGGAAATCTCCAGCCTCGCGCTTACTGCCACCACCGATATTCGTCGCGGGACTGGGGAGAGGATCAAGCAACTGGTGGAGGCCTACCGTCGGAATGCTGCGAAGGTTCTCGACCTGACCCTTCAGGCCAAGGATGACGAGGCATTTGCCCTGAGTGCCGGCGAAGGTGCCAAGACGCGCGTCGCCGCCTCGAAACTGATCGAGGAGCGGGTCGAGGTCAATCGGCAGGGCATGGAAACGGCCATCCGGGAAACCAGGACGGTTGCTGAGGAGACCCACCGGGTCGTGCTGCTGCTGACCGCCGCCGGTGTCGCGCTCGGGCTGTCGCTGTCGCTCGCCATCGTCATCTATCTGATCGTCCGCCCCCTGCGCGCCGTGACCGATACGATGAACCGGGTTTCGCAGGGTGATCTCGATGTCGAGGTCGCCGGGGCGGAGCGGCGCGACGAGGTCGGCCTGCTGGCCCGCACCCTGGACATCTTCAAGACCAACGCGCGGGAGGCCCGCCGCCTGACCGCCGAGCAGGAGGAACAGAAGGCCCGTGCCGCGGCGGCGCTCAAGGACGAGATGCGCAAGCTCGCCGACCGCTTCGAAGGCAGCGTCAGCGCTATCGTCCAGCATGTCGCCTCGTCCGCCCAGCAGATGCGGGGAGCGGCCGGTTCCCTGTCGGCGAGCGCCACCCAGGCCTCGGCCCAGTCGGTCGCCGTCGCCGCCGCGTCCGAGCAGTCGAGCGCCAATGTCCAGACCGTCGCTGCGGCGACCGAGGAACTGGCGGCCTCCATCCAGGAGATCGGGCGGCAGGTGACGAACCAGACCGCCATTTCGGCGACCGCGGTGCAGGAGGCCGACCGGACCAACGCCACCATGCAGATTCTGGTGGAAACGGCGAGCCAGATCGGTGCGGTGGTTGACCTGATCAACTCCATCGCCGGCCAGACCAACCTGTTGGCGCTGAATGCCACCATCGAGGCCGCCCGCGCCGGGGAAGCCGGCAAGGGCTTCGCCGTCGTCGCCAGCGAGGTGAAGAGCCTGGCAACCCAGACCGCCCGCGCCACCGAGGGAATTCAGGCCAAGGTGAAGGAGATTCAAAGCGCCACCGCCGAAGCGCAGGGGGCCGTTTCCGGTATCGCCGGGATCATCGGCCGGATGAGCGAGATCTCGTCGGCCATCGCCGCGGCCATCGAGGAGCAGAATGCGGCCACCGCGGAGATTTCCGCCAATGTCGCCCAGGCGGCCCGCGGCAGCGAGCAGGTGTCCACCAACATCGTCGGGGTGACGCAGGCGGCCAATGAAACCGGCTCCGCCGCCAATCAGGTGTTGAGCACCGCGGACGGGCTCGCCTCCGAGGCCGAGCGCCTGAAGACGGAAGTGACCGGCTTCATCGCCACCGTCCGCGCCGCCTGA
- the zapE gene encoding cell division protein ZapE — MTDGPLSLYRARRGSGTLRPDPDQELAAEKFQSLYQALKGYQPQPSGDGRPSGGSWLERFGLGRRRAAPPPPDIAATAPQGLYIYGSVGRGKSMLMDLFYETAPVEKKRRVHFHEFMLEIHQRIHDHRQSGRGKGDGPDEALPELARALADEAWLLCFDEFHVTNIVDAMILGRLFTNLFDLGVVVVATSNWPPDMLYKDGLQRELFLPFIALLKDKLDVLSLDGPTDYRLDRLKGVPIYHHPLGATSTAALATAFSDLTGGAAGEPTSLTVQGRRVEIARAAKCVAWVDFWDLCGKPLGAADYLGIATHFHTVLIDRVPTMKDELRNEAKRFMTLIDALYEHKVNVVIAAEGPPERLYPEGTHAFEFERTVSRLMEMQSEDYLQRQHLT; from the coding sequence ATGACCGACGGACCGCTTTCGCTCTACCGCGCCCGCCGCGGCAGCGGCACCCTTCGCCCCGATCCCGACCAGGAGTTGGCGGCGGAGAAGTTCCAGAGCCTGTATCAGGCGTTGAAGGGCTATCAGCCGCAGCCGTCGGGCGACGGCCGACCGTCCGGCGGCAGCTGGCTGGAGCGCTTCGGGCTCGGCCGCCGCCGCGCCGCGCCGCCGCCGCCCGACATCGCCGCCACCGCGCCGCAGGGTCTCTACATCTACGGCAGCGTCGGGCGCGGCAAGTCGATGCTGATGGACCTGTTCTATGAGACCGCCCCGGTCGAGAAGAAGCGGCGCGTCCATTTCCATGAATTCATGCTGGAGATCCACCAGCGCATCCACGACCACCGCCAGTCGGGCAGGGGAAAAGGTGACGGTCCGGACGAGGCGTTGCCCGAACTGGCTCGCGCGCTGGCCGACGAGGCGTGGCTTCTGTGCTTCGACGAGTTCCATGTCACCAACATCGTCGACGCGATGATCCTGGGCCGGCTGTTCACCAACCTGTTCGACCTGGGCGTCGTGGTGGTCGCGACCTCCAACTGGCCGCCGGACATGCTGTACAAGGACGGGCTTCAGCGCGAGCTGTTCCTGCCCTTCATCGCGCTGCTCAAGGACAAGCTGGACGTGCTGTCGCTGGACGGTCCGACCGACTACCGGCTGGACCGGCTGAAGGGCGTGCCGATCTACCACCACCCGCTGGGAGCCACCTCGACGGCCGCCCTTGCCACGGCCTTCTCCGACCTGACCGGCGGTGCTGCCGGCGAGCCGACCAGCCTTACGGTGCAGGGCCGCCGGGTCGAGATCGCGCGCGCCGCCAAATGCGTGGCCTGGGTCGATTTCTGGGATCTGTGCGGCAAGCCGCTGGGCGCCGCCGACTATTTGGGCATCGCCACCCACTTCCACACCGTGCTGATCGACCGCGTGCCCACCATGAAGGACGAGCTGCGCAACGAGGCCAAGCGCTTCATGACGCTGATCGACGCGCTGTACGAGCACAAGGTCAACGTCGTCATCGCCGCCGAGGGCCCGCCGGAGCGGCTCTATCCCGAAGGCACCCACGCCTTCGAGTTCGAACGCACCGTCAGCCGCCTGATGGAGATGCAGAGCGAGGACTACCTGCAACGGCAGCATTTGACTTAG
- a CDS encoding ATP-binding protein, whose protein sequence is MPSQHLAGLARALRGRLGSIRFLITASGLAFILVVDALIGYGLIQGRHEALDAGERATRDLARMLESQTMRTAFAVDQLLRDLTFALDTLPDGGRRGDPLIHDHLRQRRTAFAEVSGLLVVGRDGFALHHSADTPLPPVALSDRSYFTEPRDQPDRQLFVGAPIASRVAPGTRVIPFSRRWESGKEEIGKNGGDGFRGVVVAMVDTTRLAATLESQGIDRKGSVILALEDGTLLLERPQDRHRIAQLADWPAVWRMLAERDEATIRTAAPGSPTNAAGTPTGVDSLISVRRVQGYPFVIVATLPVAAVLADWQRDAAAWTAIGTVMTIAIALLTAFVVRQHARREEDQARLGRASRRIRGILDSMLDAVVTFDTAGRIVTFNRAAESMFGIPEREMVGQPIEALIPDARGGANDRDLTALRRDGLAFPVGFTVSDLRLDGSPGAPAVRPASFGTLEPDEPRIYVGVIRDMTRRKQQEAELIASKTQAELANRAKSEFLANMSHELRTPLNAIIGFAEVLDSEFFGPMNDRQKSCVADVHDSGQHLLDIVNAVLDMSKLEAGRFELCEEAVEAHEAVAQCLMMVRDRAASGGVALNNGITAVVAMLWVDRRAFKQVILNLLSNAVKFTPAGGSVTLAADFEGDGGFRLEVTDTGIGIPPDFMADLFQPFRQAENSANRRFEGTGLGLSISKNFVDLHGGTLTCRSTTGAGTTMTVRLPASRVIDHPARTGSQVAGHAAGGAA, encoded by the coding sequence TTGCCGTCCCAACACCTCGCCGGTCTGGCGCGGGCGCTGCGTGGCCGGTTGGGATCGATCCGCTTCCTGATCACGGCTTCCGGCCTCGCCTTCATCCTGGTGGTGGACGCGCTGATCGGCTATGGCCTGATCCAGGGCCGGCACGAAGCGCTGGACGCTGGTGAGCGCGCCACCCGCGACCTGGCCCGCATGCTGGAGTCCCAGACCATGCGCACCGCATTCGCAGTGGACCAGTTGCTGCGCGACCTGACCTTCGCGCTCGACACCCTTCCCGACGGTGGGCGTCGCGGCGATCCGCTGATCCACGACCACCTGCGCCAGCGCCGCACGGCCTTCGCCGAAGTGTCCGGACTGCTGGTCGTCGGCCGGGACGGCTTCGCCCTGCACCATTCCGCTGACACCCCCCTGCCGCCCGTCGCCCTGTCCGACCGATCCTATTTCACCGAGCCGCGCGACCAGCCCGACCGGCAGCTGTTCGTCGGCGCCCCGATCGCCAGCCGGGTGGCCCCCGGCACCCGCGTCATTCCGTTCAGCCGGCGCTGGGAAAGCGGCAAGGAGGAGATCGGGAAAAACGGCGGTGACGGTTTCCGCGGCGTGGTGGTGGCGATGGTCGACACGACACGGCTGGCGGCGACGCTCGAATCGCAGGGCATCGACCGCAAGGGCAGCGTGATCCTGGCGCTGGAGGATGGCACCCTGTTGCTGGAACGGCCGCAGGACCGGCACAGGATCGCGCAGCTCGCCGACTGGCCGGCGGTGTGGCGGATGCTGGCGGAACGTGACGAGGCGACCATCCGCACCGCTGCGCCCGGCTCACCGACCAACGCGGCCGGCACACCCACCGGGGTCGACAGCCTGATCAGCGTGCGGCGGGTGCAGGGCTATCCCTTCGTGATCGTCGCCACCCTGCCGGTGGCCGCGGTGCTGGCGGACTGGCAGCGCGACGCTGCCGCCTGGACGGCCATCGGCACGGTGATGACCATCGCCATCGCCCTGCTGACCGCCTTCGTCGTCCGCCAGCATGCCCGGCGGGAGGAGGACCAGGCGCGGCTGGGGCGTGCATCGCGCCGCATCCGCGGCATACTCGATTCCATGCTGGACGCTGTGGTCACCTTCGATACCGCCGGACGCATCGTCACCTTCAACCGCGCGGCGGAATCGATGTTCGGCATTCCGGAGCGCGAAATGGTCGGCCAACCGATCGAGGCACTGATCCCCGACGCCCGCGGCGGTGCCAACGACCGCGACCTGACCGCGCTGCGCCGTGACGGCCTTGCCTTTCCGGTCGGCTTCACGGTCAGCGACCTGAGGCTGGACGGCAGCCCCGGTGCCCCGGCGGTCCGCCCCGCCTCCTTCGGCACCCTGGAGCCGGACGAGCCGCGCATCTATGTCGGCGTCATCCGCGACATGACCCGCCGCAAGCAGCAGGAAGCCGAGCTGATCGCCTCCAAGACCCAGGCGGAGTTGGCGAACCGGGCGAAGAGCGAGTTCCTGGCCAACATGAGCCACGAGCTGCGCACCCCGCTGAACGCGATCATCGGCTTTGCCGAGGTGCTGGACAGCGAGTTCTTCGGTCCCATGAACGACCGGCAGAAATCCTGTGTCGCCGACGTCCACGACAGCGGCCAGCATCTGCTGGACATCGTCAACGCCGTGCTGGACATGTCGAAGCTGGAGGCCGGCCGGTTCGAGCTGTGCGAGGAGGCGGTGGAAGCGCACGAGGCGGTGGCCCAATGCCTGATGATGGTGCGCGACCGCGCCGCATCCGGCGGGGTCGCGCTGAACAACGGGATCACGGCGGTCGTCGCCATGCTGTGGGTAGACCGCCGCGCCTTCAAGCAGGTCATCCTCAACCTGTTGTCGAATGCCGTGAAATTCACGCCGGCCGGCGGCAGCGTCACCCTCGCCGCCGATTTCGAGGGCGACGGCGGTTTTCGCCTGGAGGTGACGGATACCGGCATCGGCATCCCGCCCGACTTCATGGCCGACCTGTTCCAGCCCTTCCGTCAGGCTGAGAACTCGGCAAACCGGCGGTTCGAGGGCACCGGTCTCGGCCTGTCGATCTCAAAGAATTTCGTCGACCTGCATGGCGGGACGCTGACCTGCCGGAGCACGACCGGTGCCGGCACCACCATGACGGTGCGGCTGCCGGCATCCCGCGTGATCGACCATCCGGCCCGAACCGGCAGCCAGGTTGCCGGCCATGCCGCCGGAGGGGCGGCCTGA
- the pdxY gene encoding pyridoxal kinase PdxY, whose translation MPMKTVLTIQSHVAYGYVGNRAAVFPLQRLGIDATAVNTVQFSNHTGYGAWTGQVFTAEHIADIVDGIAARGVLPAQDAVLSGYMGDVSLGQVIVETAARVKAANPKAVYCCDPVMGDVGRGFFVRPGLPEFIRDHAVPAADLMTPNQFELEYLTDRRVATLDDALAATAALRARGPRLVLVTSLTRSDADPDCIEMLVDGTDGAWLVATPRLTFDPPPNGSGDAVAALFLAHYLSVFDPADALEKAAAAIFAIFEATKRMGTRELQLIAAQDEFVNPSRRFSATRLR comes from the coding sequence ATGCCCATGAAGACCGTCCTCACCATTCAATCGCATGTCGCCTACGGCTATGTCGGCAACCGGGCCGCGGTGTTTCCGCTGCAACGGCTGGGGATCGACGCCACGGCGGTCAACACCGTCCAGTTCTCCAACCACACCGGCTACGGTGCCTGGACCGGTCAGGTCTTCACCGCGGAACATATCGCCGACATCGTCGACGGCATCGCCGCCCGCGGCGTGCTGCCGGCCCAGGATGCGGTGCTGTCCGGCTATATGGGCGACGTCAGCCTCGGGCAGGTCATCGTCGAGACCGCGGCGCGGGTGAAGGCGGCCAACCCCAAGGCCGTCTATTGCTGCGACCCGGTGATGGGCGATGTCGGACGAGGCTTCTTCGTGCGGCCCGGCCTGCCGGAGTTCATCCGCGACCATGCGGTGCCCGCCGCCGACCTGATGACGCCCAACCAGTTCGAACTGGAATATCTGACCGACCGCAGGGTGGCGACGCTGGACGACGCGCTGGCCGCCACGGCGGCGTTGCGCGCACGCGGGCCCCGTCTGGTCCTGGTCACCAGCCTGACCCGCAGCGATGCCGATCCCGACTGCATCGAGATGCTGGTGGACGGCACCGACGGGGCATGGCTGGTGGCGACGCCGCGCCTGACCTTCGACCCGCCGCCCAACGGGTCCGGCGATGCGGTGGCGGCACTGTTCCTCGCCCATTACCTGTCGGTCTTCGACCCGGCCGATGCGCTGGAGAAGGCGGCTGCGGCGATCTTCGCCATCTTCGAGGCGACGAAACGGATGGGCACGCGTGAGCTGCAGCTGATCGCCGCGCAGGACGAGTTCGTCAATCCGTCCCGCCGCTTCTCCGCCACCCGCCTGCGCTGA
- a CDS encoding HpcH/HpaI aldolase/citrate lyase family protein — translation MATTVRPRRSVLYMPGSNARALEKGRSLPADGLILDLEDAVAPDAKAAARDTIASALAAGGYGRRELIVRTNGLNTPWGYDDLRMAAASGADAVLLPKVESADAVRQAEAVLRQAGAPARQSVWCMMETPLGILNAKEIAGASPAVGALVLGTSDLAKDLHAAHTAQRLPMITSLGLCLLAARAYGLAVLDGVHLDLNDDEGFAASCRQGRELGFDGKTLIHPKTIAACNDAFAPDAEEIAQAHRIIAAHAEAAAAGRGVVLVDGKLVETLHVENARRLVALADAIAAV, via the coding sequence ATGGCCACGACCGTCCGCCCTCGCCGCAGCGTGCTCTATATGCCGGGCTCGAACGCCCGCGCCCTGGAGAAGGGGCGCAGCCTGCCCGCCGACGGGCTGATCCTGGATCTGGAGGATGCGGTCGCCCCGGATGCCAAGGCCGCGGCGCGCGACACCATCGCAAGCGCGCTGGCTGCCGGCGGCTATGGCAGGCGGGAGCTGATCGTCCGCACCAACGGGCTGAACACGCCCTGGGGCTATGACGACCTGCGCATGGCGGCGGCCAGCGGCGCCGATGCCGTGCTGCTGCCGAAGGTGGAGAGTGCCGACGCGGTGCGGCAGGCGGAGGCGGTGCTGCGCCAAGCCGGCGCGCCTGCCCGCCAGAGCGTCTGGTGCATGATGGAAACCCCGCTCGGCATCCTGAACGCCAAGGAGATCGCGGGCGCCTCCCCCGCCGTCGGCGCGCTGGTGCTCGGCACGTCCGACCTCGCCAAGGACCTGCACGCCGCCCACACGGCACAGCGGCTGCCGATGATCACCAGCCTGGGCCTGTGCCTGCTGGCGGCGCGTGCCTATGGGCTGGCTGTGCTGGACGGGGTGCATCTGGACCTGAACGACGACGAGGGCTTCGCCGCCTCCTGCCGCCAGGGCCGCGAACTGGGCTTCGACGGCAAGACGTTGATCCATCCCAAGACCATCGCTGCCTGCAACGACGCCTTCGCCCCCGATGCCGAGGAGATCGCCCAGGCCCACCGCATCATCGCCGCCCATGCCGAGGCCGCCGCGGCCGGCCGGGGCGTGGTGCTGGTCGACGGCAAGCTGGTGGAGACCCTGCATGTCGAGAACGCCCGCCGGCTGGTGGCGCTGGCCGACGCGATCGCGGCGGTCTGA